CCGAAGATTCGATTTCTTCCGTTAACGTATTCCAGGTCCCGAGGTCTTTCCACTCCCCATCGTAAGGAACCGCCATGACACGCTCCGCTTTCTCCACGACCTCGTAATCGAAGCTGATTTGAGGAAACTTGGCGTATTGCCTGACCATTTCCTCGTATTGAATCGGGAGTTTCTTTTCGATCAGCAAATTGATCAAATAATCCAGCTTGAATGCGAAAACCCCGCAATTCCATAATGCACGCTGCTCGATAAGCTCCTTCGCTTTGGCCTCGCTGGGCTTTTCCGCAAAGCGCTTTACCGGATAGCCGATTTCGGTTTCGATACGCGCGGATTCGTCCGGGACGATGTACCCGTATTTCTCCGAAGGATAGGTCGGCTGCACGCCCATGAGGGCAAGCTCCGCATCTGTCCGGCGGACAACCGTTTCCAGCTCTTTCATTTTCGTAAAAAAAGCATCGTCCACATACGGATCCACCGGCATCACGGTGACGACCTCGCTTGTGCTGACGCCTTCCACGGAGTATAAGTACACGGCAGCCAGCGCAATAGCCGGGAACGTATCCCGGCGCTCGGGTTCGATGATCAGCGGAACGTCCGCCCCTACCTGACTTTGGATCATCTCCGCCTGCCCTTTGCCCGTAGCGATAAAAGAATCGCGCGCAAGTCCGGCCGAACCGAGCTGCCTCCACACCCTTTGAACCATCGACTCCAAGGAGTGATCCGGTCCTTGAAGCACCTTTAAAAATTGTTTGGATCTCGAATCGTTCGATAAAGGCCATAATCGCTTGCCGGACCCTCCGGACAATAAAACCAGCTTCATTTCGGCTCCCCTTCCTGTTTCATTTCCTCCAGGAGCCGTTTCCCATCTGCCGTCCTTGTTTAGTAAGCATCCCGGGGAAACAGCATCACCCATACGGTTTTGACGATCAGCTTTAAATCCATCCACAGGCTGCGGTTGCGGATGTAGTACAAATCCAGCTCCACCATTTGCCCGAACGACAAGGAGTTTCTTCCGCTCACCTGCCAAAGGCCGGTGCATCCCGGAGTCACCGTTAACCGCTGTTTGTCGTAGCTTGTGTACTGCTCAACCTCCCGCGGAAGCGGGGGCCTCGGTCCGACCAGGCTCATATCCCCCTTGAGTACGTTCCACAGCTGCGGAAGCTCGTCGAGGCTCGTCACGCGAAGAATTTTTCCAACCTTGGTGATCCTCGGATCGTCCTTGATTTTAAACATCGCGCCTTCGATTTCGTTTTTCGCGATCAAATCCTGCAGCAGCTGCTCCGCGTTCCAAACCATGGAGCGGAATTTGTACATATAAAACGGCTTGCCGTCTTTGCCGATCCGGACCTGTCTGAAGAAAACCGTGCCCTTCGGGTCTTCGAGCTTGATCAGCACAGCAATCACGAGAAACAGAACCAAACAAATCAGCAGGCCGGCGAGCGAACCCAATACATCGACCGCTCTTTTGATCCTCAGGTACAGCCATCGGTTTGACCTTGCCGGTTGAACCGAAGCATCGGCATAATACGACCTTGAACTCAAAAGTTCCCCTTCGTTTGAATAATTGGACATACCGCCCTACCCTTTCTATCCTATAACTTTAGGCAGCGTGCTTTTTTCCAGAAACTCCTCCATCGCTTGTAAAAGCGGACCCCGGAGCTCCTGGTGGCGAAGCGCAAAATCGAGCGTCGTTAAAATGAATCCGAGCTTCTCCCCGACATCGTAGCGGACGCCCTGGAAATGATAAGCGTAAACCTGCTCCAGTTCATTCAGCTTCTGGATGGCATCGGTGAGCTGAATTTCTCCGCCTGCCCCTTCCTCCTGCAAATCCAGGATCCGGAATATGTCCGGCGTCAGCACGTAACGCCCCATAATCGCCATGTTGGAGGGCGCTTGACCGGGCTGCGGCTTCTCCACAAAATTTCTTACCTGGTACAGACGGCCTTGCTTGGCTTTCGGATCGATAATTCCGTAACGCTGCGTTTCATGATCCGGCACCGGCTGAACCCCGATGACCGACGCCCCGGTCGTCTCATATTCCTGAATAAGCTGCTTCAGACAGGGCACCTCGGATTGCACGATATCGTCGCCGAGCAGCACCGCGAACGGTTCGTCGCCGATAAACCTTCTGGCGCACCAAACCGCATGGCCCAAGCCGCGAGGTTCTTTTTGCCTTATGTAATGAATATCAACGCCCGACGAGCGCCGAACTTCTTCCAACAGCCGGATCTTTCCCTTTTCCGCCAAATTCATCTCGAGCTCGAACGCGTGGTCGAAGTGGTCCTCGATCGCCCGCTTCCCTTTGCCGGTTACAATGATGATGTCCTCGATACCCGATTCGACGGCCTCTTCGACGATGTACTGGATGGTCGGCTTATCGATGATGGGAAGCATTTCCTTGGGCATTGCCTTGGTGGCCGGCAGGAACCTGGTTCCAAGCCCTGCGGCCGGAATGATCGCTTTCTTCACTTTTTTCATCTCGCATCCCTCCAAATAGATTTATCTGTCTATGAAAATGCAAAAACCGATACACATCGTATCTATACACTCCTAACTCTATGATACAATAAGTATCATGTCAACCGTTTTTTCAGCAAATTTCGTAATTTTTTTCATGAAAACCCTCTAGACTTATGACAATGATTCGATTATAATGTGAATTGTGATACGATTTGTATCAAAAAAATTTGGCTAAGGAGGTGATTATATGGAAAAGAAAGTTTATTCCAGACCCATTGTTTTAAACCATGAACTGGTACAATTCGAAACATTGTTGTCCTGTAACCCTCCGAACAGCCCGGCGGTCACAGCTACCGGCAAGCAAGTTTGTCTGAAACCGGACCTGACGTGGTTCGAGCGTTAATGCGGAACAAAAGAAAAGAGAGCAGGAAGTATCATCATTCCTGCTCTTTTTCTTTTGACGAAAACCGTTTCATAGTCAAATTCAAAGACGAAAACTTCGTTCACCCAGCACATTTCTCTCCGAGCCCGATTCTATCTCCTGATTGTATTGGATCCGATACAGCTTGGCGTACAGACCGTTCCTGCCGATCAGCTCCTGATGCGTTCCCTGCTCTACGACCTGCCCCCGATCGATAACGGCGATGAGGTCGGCGTGATGAATCGTTGATAGCCGATGGGCGATCACGATCGTCGTCCGCTGCTTCATAAGCTTGTTTAAGGCGTCCTGAACCTGCAGCTCCGTTTCGCTGTCCAAAGCGGAGGTTGCCTCGTCAAGCAGCAAGATCGGAGCATCCTTGAGGATCGCCCTGGCAATGGCAATTCTTTGTTTTTGCCCGCCCGACAGCTTAACCCCTCGTTCTCCGATTTCCGTATCGTAGCCATCCGGCAGCGCCATAATAAAATCATGAGCGTTCGCTTCTTTGGCCGCACGGATAAGCTCCAGCTCGCTGGCCCCCTCCTTGCCGCAGACGATATTGTCCCTTATGGTTCCGTCAAACAGGAACGTATCCTGCGATACATACGCCGTACAGCTGCGGAGCTCCGGGAACGACATCAGGCTTGATTCGTGCGAGTCAAACAAAATTTCGCCGGATTGCGGCTTGTAGAAGCCCATCAACAGGCTCAAAATCGTGCTTTTTCCGGCTCCGCTCGGACCGACCAAAGCGACCGTTTTGCCGGCCGGAATCGACAGGTTGAAATTGTCCAAAGCATTCACCTTGCCGTCATAGCTGAATCGGATATCTTTGAGATCAATCGAACCGCGGAACCCTTGGACCGGCTGAAAAGAAGGCAGCTCGCGAGTTTCGGGAACCTCACGGAACACCTCTTCGACTCTTTCCAAAGCAGCAACGGAACGTTGGAAAGCTCCCCACATGCCGGCAAGTCCGGTAAGCGGATAAACCAGAAACTGCACCAGGCTGACAAAAGCGAGCAAATCGCCGATCGACATATGCTGGCTCATCACAAACTGCACCCCGGCCCCGAGACATACCAGATACGATATCGTACCGACAGAGCCTGCTCCGGCTTGAAACCATCCGCGCAATCGGGCGATCTTCAGCTCGAGCGACAGCAGATTTCCGTTTATTCCCTCATAACGCCGATGCATCGTTTTTTCCAAAGTAAACGAACGGATCACGGTATAACCGGAGAAGCTTTCGTTCAGGAAGCTGTGCAGCTTGCCGAGCGCATCGTGCACAGCTCTGCTGTTGCGGCGGATCAGCTTGCCGAATACGGCTCCCGACAAGGCGGCCAAAGGGCCGATCAGCGTGCAGATCAAGGCAAGCCTCCAGTTGATGTTAATCAAATAGAGGAACGCGCCCAAAGCCATAAGCGGCAATCGGATCACGCTGAGCATATTGCTGCCTATCGCTCCGTCAATGTTATTCACATCGTTGGTCATCCGGGAGACCATTTCCCCGGAATGGTGTTCGCCGTAATATTTTGCAGGAAGACGCAGCATATGGTGGAACAGAGCGTTTTTCAAATCGGTGCGGACTTTGACGAGTGCGGTGGATTCGAGGTATGTGCTGAAGTAGCCGATGACTCCGGTTAAGACGGTAAAAAGCACGCCGTACATCAGCAGCTCCCTGACTTCATCGGCGTTTCGCCGCAATGCGGCATCCGTAATGTTTTGCAGAAACCAGGTAAAAAACAAGGTCACTCCGATACCGCTGAACAGCAGCAAGAATAACCAGAAATAAATTTCCCAATATCGCAAAACATACGGCATAATCAAAGCGAGAGGTTTCCTGATGTTGCCGATCTCCAGATACCGTTTCCAGGTTAGCGTCATTTTTTTCAAGAGGCCCATAGGCGATTTCTCATTCCC
The window above is part of the Paenibacillus hamazuiensis genome. Proteins encoded here:
- a CDS encoding sugar phosphate nucleotidyltransferase; protein product: MKLVLLSGGSGKRLWPLSNDSRSKQFLKVLQGPDHSLESMVQRVWRQLGSAGLARDSFIATGKGQAEMIQSQVGADVPLIIEPERRDTFPAIALAAVYLYSVEGVSTSEVVTVMPVDPYVDDAFFTKMKELETVVRRTDAELALMGVQPTYPSEKYGYIVPDESARIETEIGYPVKRFAEKPSEAKAKELIEQRALWNCGVFAFKLDYLINLLIEKKLPIQYEEMVRQYAKFPQISFDYEVVEKAERVMAVPYDGEWKDLGTWNTLTEEIESSVIGIGAVSPDSRNTHLINELDIPVAVLGVSDIIVSASPDGILVAEKNASPKVKDFIKRFEQRPMYEERRWGTYRVLDYKKFDMYNEVLTKRICVSAGKNLSYQMHYKRCEVWTVIAGEGELVLNEEFQFLKAGDVVKIPQGARHSIRAVTDLEIIEVQTGSELVEEDIFRLRESWDEIVDYCHRRKGITPERAGRQHRFS
- a CDS encoding sugar transferase, with the translated sequence MSNYSNEGELLSSRSYYADASVQPARSNRWLYLRIKRAVDVLGSLAGLLICLVLFLVIAVLIKLEDPKGTVFFRQVRIGKDGKPFYMYKFRSMVWNAEQLLQDLIAKNEIEGAMFKIKDDPRITKVGKILRVTSLDELPQLWNVLKGDMSLVGPRPPLPREVEQYTSYDKQRLTVTPGCTGLWQVSGRNSLSFGQMVELDLYYIRNRSLWMDLKLIVKTVWVMLFPRDAY
- the galU gene encoding UTP--glucose-1-phosphate uridylyltransferase GalU yields the protein MKKVKKAIIPAAGLGTRFLPATKAMPKEMLPIIDKPTIQYIVEEAVESGIEDIIIVTGKGKRAIEDHFDHAFELEMNLAEKGKIRLLEEVRRSSGVDIHYIRQKEPRGLGHAVWCARRFIGDEPFAVLLGDDIVQSEVPCLKQLIQEYETTGASVIGVQPVPDHETQRYGIIDPKAKQGRLYQVRNFVEKPQPGQAPSNMAIMGRYVLTPDIFRILDLQEEGAGGEIQLTDAIQKLNELEQVYAYHFQGVRYDVGEKLGFILTTLDFALRHQELRGPLLQAMEEFLEKSTLPKVIG
- a CDS encoding ABC transporter ATP-binding protein; protein product: MGLLKKMTLTWKRYLEIGNIRKPLALIMPYVLRYWEIYFWLFLLLFSGIGVTLFFTWFLQNITDAALRRNADEVRELLMYGVLFTVLTGVIGYFSTYLESTALVKVRTDLKNALFHHMLRLPAKYYGEHHSGEMVSRMTNDVNNIDGAIGSNMLSVIRLPLMALGAFLYLININWRLALICTLIGPLAALSGAVFGKLIRRNSRAVHDALGKLHSFLNESFSGYTVIRSFTLEKTMHRRYEGINGNLLSLELKIARLRGWFQAGAGSVGTISYLVCLGAGVQFVMSQHMSIGDLLAFVSLVQFLVYPLTGLAGMWGAFQRSVAALERVEEVFREVPETRELPSFQPVQGFRGSIDLKDIRFSYDGKVNALDNFNLSIPAGKTVALVGPSGAGKSTILSLLMGFYKPQSGEILFDSHESSLMSFPELRSCTAYVSQDTFLFDGTIRDNIVCGKEGASELELIRAAKEANAHDFIMALPDGYDTEIGERGVKLSGGQKQRIAIARAILKDAPILLLDEATSALDSETELQVQDALNKLMKQRTTIVIAHRLSTIHHADLIAVIDRGQVVEQGTHQELIGRNGLYAKLYRIQYNQEIESGSERNVLGERSFRL